GGGCCGAGGTCCGCACCAATGACGTTCGCGTACACCATCGCCTCACGGACAACGCCTTGGGCCGATGTAGCATCGATGGCCAGGGCGCCGACCAGCACGGTCGGCATGTTGTTCATGATGCACGATAGGATGGCCGTGATGAAGCCGGTGCCCAGTGCTGCGCCCCAAATGCCGTGCTCCGCGCAGCGGTTGAGCAAGGCGGTCAGGTAATCGGTCAGGCCGGCGTTACGCAGGCCATAGACCACCAGGTACATGCCCAGAGAGAATACAACCACCTGCCACGGTGCCCCGCGCAGCACTTCACGGGTCGAGATCCGGTGGCCGCGTGCCGCGACCGCGAGCAGGAGCACGGCGCCTACTGCGGCAACGGCGCTGATCGGGATACCGACGTCGTCAAGCCAGAAGAAGCCAATGAGCAGCATTGCCAGCACCCACCAGCCGGTGATAAATGTCGCCCGGTCATGGACCGCCTCTTCCGGCCGCTTGAGCTGGGCCAGGTCGTAGTCGGCGGGGATGTCCTTCTTGAAGAACCAGACCAGCGCAGCCAGCGTGGCTGCCACCGACACCAGGTTCACCGGCACCATCACCGCCGCGTAGCGCGCGAAGCCGATATCGAAGTAGTCGGCCGAGACGATGTTGACGAGGTTCGACACGAC
The genomic region above belongs to Massilia forsythiae and contains:
- a CDS encoding arsenic transporter, producing MLTAFLIFLATLTFVIWQPRGLGIGWSASAGAIVALLAGVIHVSDIPIVWHIVWNATGAFVAVIIISLLLDKAGFFEWAALHVARWGGGNGRRLFVMLVLLGAAVAALFANDGAALILTPIVIAMLAALRFSPKATLAFVMAAGFIADTASLPLVVSNLVNIVSADYFDIGFARYAAVMVPVNLVSVAATLAALVWFFKKDIPADYDLAQLKRPEEAVHDRATFITGWWVLAMLLIGFFWLDDVGIPISAVAAVGAVLLLAVAARGHRISTREVLRGAPWQVVVFSLGMYLVVYGLRNAGLTDYLTALLNRCAEHGIWGAALGTGFITAILSCIMNNMPTVLVGALAIDATSAQGVVREAMVYANVIGADLGPKITPIGSLATLLWLHVLSAKNIQISWGYYFRIGILLTLPILLVTLSALAVRLS